The stretch of DNA aagagccattttcttccccaaagtgttggtaagcgATTCTAATCACTTTATTTCAATTAACCAtttcatttcttgaattttcaaccaaaactctagagttttcatggtagaattaggggttagggtagaaattaggaatttcgggaatttgggatttagacctcaatttgaggtaggaTTCAAAAACTAATTAcgtattcgggctcgggggtgaatggtaaaaagattttggtccgaacctcgggttttgaccaagcgggcccgggatcgattttttgacttttggaagaaaaattggaagaatttaatttaagcaatagaattgattcctttagcaatatttgatattattgagtcattttggaatagatacaagtggtttggaggtgaattccaaaggaaaagccgTGATTGAGGATTTAGTgaccttcggagtgaggtaagtgtcgtgtctaactttgacttgagggaataggtattgtgtgagtatttgctacgtgttttgttgttgaatacgacgtatagttgaTGTGATGatcatctatacgttgtggtccagtcatagcatgcgagtgaaatttcaTTTCTTAAAATTATGTAGTTTTAAATCTTGCTATCCACGCTTATTGtcgttgttgaaatgttggaagactTGTATTCGGTTCCATCAtggtcgataaaattgtgaatattgattcgaggttgagatgttaaattgtgaaagtaatcatttatgaaatattgatttcttgtgaaatgTTCTCTCTATGCGttgttattgatttaattatattgcgaggaagagtgtaaagcacggagggtgatgccgtccataatttaattatattgtgaggaagagtgtaaagcacgaagggtgatgccgtgcataatttaattatattttgagGAAaaatgtaaagcacgaagggtgatgccgtgcataatttaattatattgtgaggaagagtgtaaagcacgaagggtgatgccgtgcataatttaattatattatgaggaggagtataaagcacgaagggtgatgccgtgcagttttccttgctgtcttgattgctcaattcgtttaaggatttccgaTTTAATTATGTCCTTTcagtattctcactctttatgttgtctTCCCGCACTGTATattcccctcccattatttctgcactattgttttacttatttttattgcctctagcatgattatactgttcaggttatatgtgggtgtcttgtcttagcctcgtcactacttcaccgaggttaggttCGAAACTTACCggtacatgaggtcagttgtactgatgctgcactctacactttctgtgcagattttgaaaccggctcaggttgatcgagatttgctactggtccgctgtctggagactcaaggtagatctgtcggcgttcatagaccttgaagtcatCGTCTTTCCTTTTTGTCTTACTGTTTTATTTCGTTCAGACAGTTGTaattctttcagactattatttgttgtaaattctagaatgctcctgaattgtgactccagatccgggtggtactAGTTAGTACAGATTTATGATGTTCCGCACTTGTTATTTTTCAttgtagttaattaatgttaattactgaatgggaataagaaattggtaaatgattctctaacgttggcttgcctagcaagtgaaacagtaggcgccatcacagtcccatcggtgggaaatttcgggtcgtgacagttggtatcagagcactaggttgtctAGGTCTTACGATTCACaagaaagcttagtagagtctggagggtcggtacggagacgtctgtgcttatcttccagggctatgaagtttaggaataagttttatttctattcttctttgtcgtgcaacttttctttctcaatactgattgaacttttctactcttattctctcgcagatagcaagaacacgtaccgcttcctcagttgAGCAGCAACCAGAGCCTCTAGTGACAGCACCTACGCGGGGCATAGGTCGAGGCCgtactagaggccgaggcaggggcatggctcagcctagggcctgagtagcagccccagcagtggagcctcagatagagattgacgaggaggttctaGCCGAGACTGTTCCCGTCGGGCCAGCTCATGTTCCGGAGGGGTtaattgctaccccagtacttcaagacgctttggtccgtttggtgagccttatggagtgtgtggcccagactggcgcatttcccatggtacCAACAATATATCAGGCTGGACGAGgtgcccagactcctaccactcccgctctggagtagatagctccccggtatcaggctccagcaactTAGACAgtcagattagttcagccggttattgtcggagatgggccagctatgtcttctgaggctttatggagattggacaggtttaccaagctctttcatgTTCACTTAAGCGATGcttcttcagaggatccccaggattatcttgacaactgtcacgaggttttacggaacatgggtatagtggagaccaatggggtcgattttgctgcatttcagatgactggtttcgctaagaaatggtggagagattacttgttgacaaGACCAGctaggtcgcctgctcttacttgggaccagttctcccaGCTCTTCATAAATAGGTTTTTGACTATCACATTGAgggaggagcgtcgccgtcagtttgagcgtctccaacagggtggtatgactgttactcagtatgaaacCCATTTTttggatttggctcgtcatgctattcttctgcttcccaccgagagagagagggtgaggaggttttttgatggacttgctcagcctatcagattgcagatggctaaggagactggaagtgagatttcttttcaagcggctgCTAATGTGGCCAGATGggtcgaactggttcttactcagggaggtcaggggttgcctagcaagtgaaatgttaggcaccatcatggtcccgtcggtgggaaatttcgggtcatgacatcatatttacggattttctggtgataattgagaattCATTTCAAAGttgaggttggtattgtggaaccaaatgtttaagtaaggcttgtacttgttattctatctctctattgttatttgttcattgaattatggtaagggggagtgttaatacacgaagggtgatgtcgtgccatattgtgagggttaattcacgaagggtgatgccatgccatattatgaatgttaatgcatgaagggtgatgccgtgcaacgttatgagagttaatggacgaagggtgataccatgtcgtatctattgatttatattgtgaggatgagagtaaaagcatgaagggtgatgtcgtgcaattttcttcattgtgtttagttgattttcactagTTAAAAGCATGATGACTattctggttatcatttctgtttTATCTCCTATATGCTGTGCCCCTTTAGAATGTTActttatgagagttaatgcacgaagggtgatgccgtgtcgtatctattgatttatattgtgaggtccAGAgcaaaagcacaaagggtgatgacgtgcaattttcttcattgtgtttagttgtttttcaTTGGTTTAAAGcatgttgactgttctggttatcatttccgttGTATCTCCTATATCgtgtgcccctttagcatgttccccctcccaatagtacatgtttagctgttactgttattttcttgtacatatactgttatctgcacaTGTTTATTATGTGgttgtcttgtcatagcctcgtcactaattcgtcgaggttaggctcgacacttaccagtacatggggtcggttgtactgatactgcactctgcacttcttgtgctgaTTTTGGTAACtgtcctagctgatcgtgaggcttagcaacttggatttgctgtcagtagacccaaggtagatctgttcGCATCCACATaccctggagtctcttcctagttttatcatttactatttccttacttcaaaacaatgtatttttcttttttagactctgtttgtagtaaatcatagtagctcgtgagttgtgactccagatccgggtggtagtaattaatgaagtatttatattattccgcactcgtttaaaaataataaccaataactaattattaactaaataattaattgttaACTAATTATGCCATATGGCTTTTTTCTAGGCTGCCACTTGACTTAATATGGTGCCTTTTTCCTTggattttaataatatatagattatttTCCAATGATAAATTCTTCTGATTTTACTCTAAAATTGGTCAAATTAATTCTCAAATAGTCCAAAGGAAAAAACCAATATACGCTAATAGATTGCACCTGCCACAGGCGGAAGCATATGCGTTATTTTCAAAAGTCCACATAACTATGTAATGATTTTTATGTATATTCCATGAGACATTAATTGAATATCACAAAAAGTGAAACAAAAAAACTAGAAGAGGCAAACGTAAGTGCTACGACAAACTTAAATCCAGGCAGAAATCGAAAATATTGATTATACAAATACCTGAAGTACTCACCAAGCATTTAATTGAACAAATAAATTTCAAAACTGAAAAGAGAAGATATATCTTTAGTGAGTAAGAGAAATCAAGAATTTCAAATGCAGAGATACATAAAAGTCTAACCAAACATGAGAGAAAGAAATTATTTACATCTGAGAAAGAAACGGAATGAAAAACGAAGTAAGAAAAAATAATTGAAGATGAAAAGAAGAGTTTTACCGCTGGCCAGTGGAAGGAAATAAGAGTAAAAAGAAAGACATTATGAAAGGATGGGATTGACGTTGTAAGGCAGAAGAGGAAGACAACAAAGACCTAATTAAGAGGATAAATTAAGTAGAAGCGATGGTTCGGTAAAACAATTAAAACATGACGGTTGTAAAGGATTGAAAACTGTTTGTTGTTATTTAAAATAGGATGAAAATAGGGTtagaaaaaattggaaaaaaaagaaaatgtgTATTCTGATTGATGAGAAGTGCCACGTCAGCATGTTAAGTCCctcttttgtatatttatatagatttttggtttggattttgtTTGAGGTGTGTGTTATGGGATCTATTAggtatctatttttttttttaatcctgTGTCGACTTATGACTGATTTGTCTGTCTAAATGTCGCATAACATAAGTGTTGTTATTAAAGGGAAACTTCACTAGTATTGCAACTACCAAGGTTTAAATAATCTCTAAATCCTTGAAATTTTGAGAGACCCCAATTTTAACCTCATGACACTAATCTCACTCGTGCTTTGCAatattactgtcacgacccaaaattccaccacaggtaTCGTGataacacttagtctctaagactaggtataTCAAGCCATTTCTTTTATAtagataatcaaaaccaacaacggaaataattataacctcccaagattggtaatactaggtcacgaactctaactgaatcatgaaatgatctcaaggatcgaatatacaatactgctcgaataataattaacagttcAATAAAATGGGAAGACTCaaagggactgcaacgaccaaacaactctaccttgaatccttgcgatcaacacactaactcttcTCGAGTCCAATATCTCTggtacctagctctgcacaaaaatgtgaagaagtgtagtttgagtacaccacagtcggtacctagtaagtatcaagactaacctcggtggagtagtgacgatgtacagtcaagacactcactagtccaataacctatgcaatatatcatacaaaaataatagaaaataaataggagtgatagcaacaataatcaactagtgatataaacaacaaggtagcaagaacaccataaatattactcaaacaaataatgaacacaagtacaaccaattaataaAGTCCCTCAAAATATACattttttatctataagtttttcaaataataatctttagaatgtaatcctttcaattaaaCATATCTCGaacatatttctttcaaataaatatcttacaaaaataaatctttcaaataaatatgttttgaatataatctttcaaataaatatctttcgaatataattatttcaaataaaatctttcgaatataattcctttcaagtaaaatcttgtgaatataattcctttcatgtaaaagtcaccatgtgacatctcatttcataataataaaaattacgggtctcaatccacttttatattttcacggtacctcatgcccatatttctatcacaaccgcacggacaactaacgtgccaatagcaaaatcatcatattttcccggcacctcgtgcatATATTTcgttcataactgcacggacaactcacatggaGATATTAAAATCATAATATTTCCCCGGAATCTCCTGCCCACATTTCATACCACATCTCCACAGACAGTTCACGCCAATAATATAAATCGTCCGGCAATAGCcgcaggctcacaatttcaacatgaatcAAACTATTAtaaagtttaccgaaacaacaagacaagttgcacaagagataaaaataaacgcaagaaaaatcacaacatcacataaaaattaccaacacaataatcccacatcatcacgtatcatcTCTGACAATAGTTacctttatctctcctatagccacccgtatcgctccataataatagccacccttatccctacatcctaacaatatcaatagctacccttatcactcatatagccacccttatctctcctatattcacccttatctctccttataatagcctcccttatctctccttccagacaatatcccatcacacataacaacaatgaTATGCCTCCCTTATGTCCGCATATTATCAACAATGAAATTCCAACCTTATGTCCTAACATAAATACCTCAAATCACCCAAtaatttacacagaatattatcaaaAAAActatcacgatcccaaattccctccgtaggatgttgtgatggcacctagtttctaagactaggtaagcctatcaatgtaaaataataataaatatatgaaataaataaactacaattcaaacaatttcaactcccaaaacttggtagaaataagtcacaagcttataagaatttattctcaatgtctctatatatcaaggtatcaagaaaaataaggaagcaatataaaaatgatagaaggggactccggagtctgcggacgctaacagatatacctcgaagtctccgtgcgcaggtaactcactgacatctaggctggtaagatgtacttggatctgcacaaaaagatgtgcagaagcgtagtatgagtacaccacaacggtacccagtaagttccaagcctagcctcggtagagtagtgataaggtcaggtgaggccctactgaaatataataatggcatggtaaaatatttaataatatagtaaaataaaatgacattggaaatatattaagtagtgtgtcaccatttaattaaggaaaataatggcaaataatatctcgtggaaacaaaatagaatttcaaataatatctcgtggaaacaaaataaaatttcaaataatatctcgtggaaacaaaaccgaatttcctttcaactttaagaaaatcacaacaaataagcaaggcaactgcggccataaatcaatatcaacaagggcactctcgaggtaccgccacgtagtcccaaatcataaacaaattcacaatatctcatttccttatctcaccgcgggagccttcacaatttatttgaaagaaaatatttttcccgaaataacatcccgcattttagtcatccttatcataccgcatgacttctagtagtttccctctactagccacgcgtatcaagccacccttatctcactgcatgcatttcaatacctaaaccttataccaccgcatgcatatcaatatcacaatttgcacatccagtgctcaaataatgtatcttgacaaaataattcaacaataatatttttccacaataaagagctcacggctcatgccaaaataaatcatcaataatatttttccacaataaatagctcacggctccatcacaatgagtacaaaaatcttacaaaatattcaagaataaataattcaggaaaataatatttcaaaatctttaatacgttacttcaatatcaaatttaaaatgtcaaatacttcatattaataatgtttaatttaaagaaaatcacccttcaaaaaaatgcacagaataaaagaaacaaagtttcaactaaacaggtactacaattagcaggaaaaggtcaaacaaacttaaggtatatatctcagatcaatgatgaagaatataacaagataaaattattcaataaatgcgcaacaatgatctacacaatttaaaaatataatctttcatatttagccagtgtacacactcgtcacctcatgtacatgactttcaacacatttcaataatcacattaatatcaattctaggggaaatttcccccacacaagcttagacaagtcacttacctcgacttgctccaattagCCAGTGTACACACTCTTCACCTCATGTATGCTTtgtttcctcgattttccgattccgatcgactcgtatgtagttataattaattcaatacagtcaacaaaaattctagaattaattccataagaaaatactatatttttcaataaaatccgaaattaactaaaaaatcccacgtctcgaaatccggcgaaagttacgaaatatgaacgcccgttcaactatgagtccaaccataccatttttacaaaaatccgacatcaacttgacctccaaatctcaaattctcattttgaaatccctaggcccaaatcctctaatttcacctcaaaaacatgtaatctattcgaaatattcaatgacaatccaatataattgactaacaataattacatgtgacttacctcaagtttctccGTGAATTTTCTCTGATACATCGCCTAAACctgtgttgaaaatgtccaaatgacaaaaatttcataacccctctgtttttgtaatctggtcagtgctttcgcacatgcggatAAAATTCTTGCACCTGCGGTCCCGCATCTACGGTGAAATACCGCAGCTGCAGAAATTGCTCAGCCCAGCTGCCATCGCTCCTGCGAGCTTTGGACCGCatatgcgccttcgcaggtgcagaaaattccatcgcatctgcccgcacctgcgcccttcctctcgcttctgcgcaacatgagccACATCTGCGGCTCCAACTGGGCAGCCCTTCGTCCGCTTCTACGAGCCATagctcgcttgtgcgagtccgcacctgcagtCAGTCCCTccacaggtgcgatgacaccagaagctacaaaatttcagaattttactaagtccaaaaattgatccgattttGTTTCGGATCACACACAGGGTACTCGGGACCCGgtccgaaaataccaacaagtcttaaatcatcatacaaacgcAGTCGAGTATtgaaatcacatccaacaacactaaaaacacgaatcacacatagattcaagcctaataaatcttaagaatttccaacttctacattcgatgtcgaaacctatcaaatcaagtccgattgacctcaaattttgtacgcaagtcataaatgacataacagagctttcaaattttagaactggattccgaacccgatatcaaaaagtcaactccccggtcgaacttccaaacttaaattcctattttatccatttcaagcctaatttcactacggacttccaaataaaattccgatcacgctcctaaatccaaaattaccatacggagctgctggaatcattaaaattctattctggggtcgttttcataTAAATCGATATCCGTTCaatatttgaatttaaacttttaatttttcttcaaaattccatatctcgggctagggacctcggaatatGATTcagggcatacgcctaagtcccaaattacgatacggacctaccgaaattgtcaaaacactaatccgagtacGTTTGCTAAAAATGATGACCAaggtcaactcaattgagttttaaagctccaaTTCACAATATAATTCATTTTttgcataaaaactttccggattgcgcacgcaagttgagtaatgataaatagtgattttcgaggtcttagaatacaaaataaattattaaatttaaagatgacattttttgggtcatcacattctccacctctaaaacaaacgttcgtcctcgaacggagttagaagaaatacctgagctggtgaataagtgtggataacagctgcacaaatcatgctcggtctcccaagtcgcctcttcaaTCGGATGACCCcttcactgaaccttcacggaagcaatgttcttttaCCTCAGCTTTAGAacttgcctatccaaaatagccattggttcctcaacaaaagatagatccttgtccaactgaaccgaactgaagtctaacacatgagacggatcgccgtgatattttcgaagcatggaaacatggaataccggatgaacctcAGAGAGACtatgtggtagtgcaagtttgtaagccacctctccagcTCTCTCAAGAATCGCAAAAGTCccaatatacctaaggctcaattTTCTATTCATATCGAACCTCATCaaacccttcataggcgaaacgcggagcaatacccgctcaccaaccatgaatgcaacatcacgaaccttcccatctgcataactcttatttctagattgggctgtatgaagtcgatcctgaattaacttaaccttttccaaggcatcctgaactaagtctgtacccaatagtctagcctcgcccggttcgaaccaacccactggagaccggcactgcctaccatagaagtcctcatatggagccatctgaatgcttgactgataactgttgttgtaagcaaactccgcaagtggtaagaactgatcccaaggacccccaaaatctatcacacatgcacgaagcatatcctcaagtatctaaatagtgcgttcGAATTTCCCGTCCGtgtgagggtgaaatgctgtactcaactctacccgagtacccagctcacgctgtactgccctccaaaaccgtgaggtaaactgtgtaccccagtcagagatgatagataccggtacaccgtgaagtctgacaatctcgcgaatatatacctgagccagctgctctgaagagtaagtagtaatcacatgaatgaaatgagctgatttggttagcctatccacaatcacccaaactgcatcaaaattgtgctgagtccgtgggagcccaacaacgaaatctatagtCATCTGCTCCCATCTCCGTTATGGAATCtataacttctgaagtaatccacccgatcgctgatgctcatatttcacatgttgacaatttagacaccgagatacgtactccactatgtctttcttcatccgcctccaccaatagtgttgtctcaagtcctgatacatctttgcagcactcggatgaatggagtaccgcgaactatgagcctcctggtaaatcaactcacacaaagccatctacattgggtacacaaagCCTTCCCTACATCCGTAGTACACCGTcatatccaatagtgacttccttggcatcaccgtgttgaactgtatccttaaggacaagcaaatgagggtcatcatactgatgctccctgatacgatcttAAAGAGAAGACTGATAAACCACATAAGCCTAAAATCGGCTCGGCTAGGAAATATCCatcctgacaaactggttggctaaggcctgaacatccaaggctaaagaaCTCTTTGCTAccagtaaatatgctaagctgcccaaacactccaccttacgactcaaggcatcaaccactacattggccttcccaggatgatagagaatggtgatatcataatccttaagcaactccaaccatctccgctcccacaaattaagatccttctgtttaaacagatgctatagactccagtgatcggtgtagacctcacaatggacaccgtacaaataatgccgccaaaattttaaggcatgaacaatagctgctaactccaggtcatgtacatgataattaTTCTCATGCACCTTGAACTGTCTagatgcgtatgcaatcaccctaccatcttgcattaacactacgccgagaccaatatgtAACGCATCACATTACATAGTATAAAACCCTATacttgtaggtaataccaatactggggttgtagtcaatgctatcttgagcttttgaaagctctcctcaaattcctcagtccacctgaacggagcacccttctgggttaatttggttatagatgcagcaatagaagagaaaccctttacaaatcggcgataatacccagcaaACCAGGAAAACTCcagatttccgtaactgaggatggtctggaccaatTTTGCACTACTTTAATATTCTTCAAatttaccttgatcccctcgcataaaactatatgacccaaaaatgccaccaaatcaagccagaattcacactttgagaattttgcatataacttctattctctcaaaatctgaagcacagtcctcaggtgttgttcatgattttCCCGACtctgggaatacaccagaatgttgtcaataaacacaatgacaaaagaatcaagatagggctgaaatacactattcattaagtgcataaatgttgttggaggCGTTGGccagcccaaacgacatcacaaggaactcgtaatgaccataccgagtcctgaaagcagtgtTTTGGATATTTGTctcccaaatcttcaattgatgatagcctgaacgtaagtcgatcttagagaatactctggcaccttgaagctgatcaaataggtcatcaatacgtagaaatggatacttgttcttcacggtaaccttgttcagctggcggtaatcaatacacatctacatagaaccatccttctttttcacaaataagacaggagcaccccaaggcgatatactaggccgaatgaaacccttatcaggCAATTCCTCTaactattcttttaattctttcaactttgttggggccatacggtatggttgaatagaaatggactgagtgtccggtaataaatcaatgccaaaatcaatatccctatcgggtggcatacccggaagatccgttggaaatacatcgggaaaatcccttactataggaactgactccacggtaggagtatcaatactaacatatcttacataggccagatacgcaccccttctcaaccattcattgagctttaagaaattaaACAAATCTGCTAGGAATATGAtttgaggtacctctccactctagccgtggtagacctggcatagacaatgtcaccatcttggcgtaacaatcaagaataacgtgatagggcgacaaccagttcaagcccaaaataatatcgaaatccaccatattgagcaataataaatcagctttggtctcaaaactattgataacaattaaacacgaccgatacacacggtcacaataatatattcacccacgagtatatatacataaacataagaactcaaggaatcacgtgatatgcccaaatatggggcaaaataagatgacac from Nicotiana tomentosiformis chromosome 11, ASM39032v3, whole genome shotgun sequence encodes:
- the LOC138900993 gene encoding uncharacterized protein, encoding MSSEALWRLDRFTKLFHVHLSDASSEDPQDYLDNCHEVLRNMGIVETNGVDFAAFQMTGFAKKWWRDYLLTRPARSPALTWDQFSQLFINRFLTITLREERRRQFERLQQGGMTVTQYETHFLDLARHAILLLPTERERVRRFFDGLAQPIRLQMAKETGSEISFQAAANVARWVELVLTQGGQGLPSK